One part of the Vitis riparia cultivar Riparia Gloire de Montpellier isolate 1030 chromosome 15, EGFV_Vit.rip_1.0, whole genome shotgun sequence genome encodes these proteins:
- the LOC117932395 gene encoding uncharacterized protein LOC117932395 isoform X1 has protein sequence MALKDPQFRSSGDPMEGYDAEELEELEADVKEMAKKVRHYRTTLPDQLKATFTSILSSQRPPFLEFVSGSEPEASGEPKPVSGGCICGACRGRGNGDNSGCGGDGQSRVLLAQGDHETSEKIQLLKQNISSNVSTIPVLLKRLNECMSMVDKLDLYNGIMHPAFKRRRTS, from the exons ATGGCTCTGAAAGATCCTCAATTCCGGAGCTCCGGGGACCCAATGGAAGGATACGACGCGGAAGAACTAGAGGAGTTGGAGGCTGATGTGAAGGAAATGGCAAAGAAGGTCCGCCATTACCGTACAACTCTCCCAGATCAGCTTAAGGCCACATTCACTTCGATTTTATCTTCTCAGCGACCTCCGTTTCTCGAATTCGTGTCCGGATCCGAACCCGAAGCCTCCGGAGAACCTAAGCCAG TTTCCGGTGGGTGCATTTGTGGAGCCTGCAGGGGTAGAGGAAATGGGGACAATAGTGGATGTGGTGGTGATG GACAGAGCAGGGTTTTGCTAGCTCAAGGAGATCATGAGACTTCAGAGAAAATACAGTTGCTCAAACAAAATATCTCGAGTAACGTCTCTACCATTCCAGTCCTCTTGAAAAGATTGAATGAATGTATGTCAATGGTTGACAAACTTGATTTGTACAATGGAATTATGCATCCTGCCTTCAAAAGGAGAAGGACTAGCTGA
- the LOC117932395 gene encoding uncharacterized protein LOC117932395 isoform X2, with product MALKDPQFRSSGDPMEGYDAEELEELEADVKEMAKKVRHYRTTLPDQLKATFTSILSSQRPPFLEFVSGSEPEASGEPKPGQSRVLLAQGDHETSEKIQLLKQNISSNVSTIPVLLKRLNECMSMVDKLDLYNGIMHPAFKRRRTS from the exons ATGGCTCTGAAAGATCCTCAATTCCGGAGCTCCGGGGACCCAATGGAAGGATACGACGCGGAAGAACTAGAGGAGTTGGAGGCTGATGTGAAGGAAATGGCAAAGAAGGTCCGCCATTACCGTACAACTCTCCCAGATCAGCTTAAGGCCACATTCACTTCGATTTTATCTTCTCAGCGACCTCCGTTTCTCGAATTCGTGTCCGGATCCGAACCCGAAGCCTCCGGAGAACCTAAGCCAG GACAGAGCAGGGTTTTGCTAGCTCAAGGAGATCATGAGACTTCAGAGAAAATACAGTTGCTCAAACAAAATATCTCGAGTAACGTCTCTACCATTCCAGTCCTCTTGAAAAGATTGAATGAATGTATGTCAATGGTTGACAAACTTGATTTGTACAATGGAATTATGCATCCTGCCTTCAAAAGGAGAAGGACTAGCTGA
- the LOC117932219 gene encoding putative disease resistance RPP13-like protein 3, which produces MAESSISFFVEKLYESVSQQASLYGAVEGQVRLLRNELEWIRQFLERADAERRYDKMFKLWVNQIRDAAYDAEDATDEFIFKVERKRQQRFNNLNFLNFLPACVVLPDKLRLVNELNGRISEINIRLEKILINKGRYGMEDPRADEPGSSSGNATTSERHSNQMVARKEKRLPTVEETNVVGMKNDVEAVKGKLLEGAMERVMVAIWGMGGLGKTTLAKKVYNDSDVQHHFSCRAWVFVSQEYNIRELLLGIANCVTTLTDEQKRKNENELGEEVKKCLQGKRYLIVLDDVWFTDVWQSLSQYFPEENKSRVLITTRNQGIALYAHSDCHELQTLGEKESWELFLNKVGSEAVLTWPGLVEFKKEIVAKCTGLPLAIVVLGGLLSLKDPTPDSWRKVLTSMDRHLSQGPDSCLGILGLSYNDLPSYLKPCFLYCGVFPEDSEIKASKLIRLWVAEGFVQIRGKETPEDIAEDYLYDLIQRSMIQVADTRDDGRVKSCRIHDLLRDLAISEAKEEKLFEVDENIDVDVPPTSVRRLCIYQNIFPHLQNSNLRSLILNKIIDEEDEVCLHKFPKLLRVLHQDRGMYGLKLSGKIGELIHLKYLCLRGIETGITLPPSIGGLVNLQTLDSGDDYIRIPHTIWKLKQMRHLNCWRGWISSRQSMRERWVEGHLGVHQMTKLQTLYLEGGDWLKDNNLGKLAHHLKQLKLHLYYHPKSKEGSFRSIAQLTGLQKLKLETDNFIESEGLSTSNAEAESTTILFPGLESFSHHKCLYKLHLEGTIRKLPVETTLYPPNLTQLKLFLTKMEEDPMPILGRLPNLRILTLFRDSYVGTEMNCPHGGFLRLEFLQMQLLEDLEDLSVEEGAMPNLKTLKIEHCDKMRKFPHGLLQLKKLQRLNLYYLSNELMSEVLETQGEDWNRIRRIITSERPTSFYVVYFNTLD; this is translated from the coding sequence ATGGCGGAGAGCAGTATCTCGTTTTTCGTAGAGAAGCTGTATGAATCGGTTTCACAACAAGCCTCACTCTATGGGGCAGTAGAAGGGCAGGTCAGGCTGCTCCGAAACGAGCTGGAGTGGATCCGCCAGTTCCTAGAACGTGCGGATGCAGAGCGTAGATACGACAAAATGTTCAAGCTGTGGGTGAATCAGATCAGGGATGCAGCCTATGATGCCGAAGATGCCACTGATGAATTCATATTCAAAGTGGAACGCAAACGACAGCAGAGATTCAATAATCTCAACTTCCTCAACTTCTTACCCGCATGCGTGGTCTTGCCTGACAAGTTACGGCTTGTGAATGAGCTCAATGGGCGTATCAGTGAGATCAATATCAGACTTGAGAAGATTTTGATTAATAAAGGGAGGTACGGCATGGAAGATCCGAGAGCTGATGAACCTGGGAGCTCTTCCGGTAATGCAACTACTTCTGAACGGCACTCCAATCAAATGGTGGCCAGGAAAGAGAAGAGGCTTCCCACTGTTGAAGAAACCAACGTAGTGGGGATGAAAAATGATGTGGAAGCTGTAAAGGGAAAGCTGTTAGAGGGAGCAATGGAAAGAGTAATGGTGGCCATCTGGGGGATGGGTGGCCTTGGCAAAACTACTCTTGCCAAGAAAGTTTACAACGACAGCGATGTTCAGCACCACTTTAGTTGCCGTGCTTGGGTTTTTGTATCTCAAGAGTACAATATCCGGGAGCTTTTGCTCGGGATAGCCAATTGTGTCACGACTCTCACGGATGAACAAAAacgtaaaaatgaaaatgagttgGGAGAAGAGGTTAAAAAATGTCTCCAGGGAAAAAGGTACTTGATAGTACTTGATGATGTATGGTTCACCGATGTTTGGCAGAGCTTGAGCCAATATTTCCCTGAAGAAAATAAGAGCAGAGTGTTGATCACTACTCGCAATCAAGGAATTGCTCTTTATGCTCATTCAGATTGCCATGAACTTCAAACTTTGGGTGAAAAAGAAAGCTGGGAGCTGTTTCTCAACAAAGTAGGGAGTGAAGCAGTACTGACATGGCCAGGGTTGGTGGAATTCAAAAAGGAGATTGTAGCAAAATGCACAGGTTTACCTCTTGCAATTGTGGTTCTTGGAGGACTTCTATCACTGAAAGATCCGACACCAGACTCATGGCGGAAAGTGCTTACAAGCATGGATAGGCATCTAAGTCAAGGTCCCGACTCCTGTTTGGGAATTCTTGGACTGAGCTATAACGACTTACCCTCTTACTTGAAGCCCTGCTTTCTTTACTGTGGGGTTTTTCCGGAGGACTCAGAAATCAAAGCAAGTAAGTTGATTCGCTTGTGGGTTGCTGAAGGATTTGTACAAATAAGGGGAAAAGAAACGCCGGAAGACATTGCAGAAGACTACTTATACGATTTGATCCAGAGAAGCATGATTCAGGTGGCTGATACGAGAGACGATGGAAGGGTGAAGTCTTGCCGTATACACGACCTGCTTCGAGATCTAGCCATTTCAGAAgctaaagaagaaaaactttttgAGGTAGATGAAAACATTGATGTGGACGTGCCTCCTACTAGTGTTCGTCGACTCTGTATTTATCAGAACATCTTTCCGCATTTGCAAAATTCTAATCTCCGATCTTTGATCCTCAATAAAATCattgatgaagaagatgaggtATGTTTACATAAATTCCCTAAATTGCTTCGGGTCCTGCACCAGGATAGAGGAATGTATGGTCTCAAACTATCAGGAAAAATAGGAGAACTCATCCACCTTAAATATTTATGCTTAAGAGGAATTGAGACGGGAATAACTCTTCCACCATCAATCGGTGGGCTTGTTAATTTACAAACCCTTGATTCAGGAGACGATTACATCCGCATACCCCATacaatttggaaattgaagcaAATGAGACATCTAAATTGTTGGAGAGGTTGGATCTCATCAAGGCAGTCAATGAGAGAGAGGTGGGTGGAAGGCCATTTGGGTGTCCATCAAATGACCAAGCTTCAGACATTATATTTAGAGGGTGGCGATTGGTTGAAGGATAACAACTTGGGAAAACTGGCCCACCACCTAAAGCAATTGAAGCTACACCTTTATTATCACCCAAAGTCGAAGGAGGGGTCGTTCCGATCTATAGCCCAATTAACTGGGCTGCAAAAGCTGAAGTTGGAAACTGATAATTTTATAGAAAGCGAGGGATTGTCAACATCAAATGCTGAAGCTGAATCTACAACAATTCTATTCCCAGGTCTGGAGTCTTTCTCACACCACAAGTGCCTCTACAAATTGCATCTAGAGGGAACCATCCGAAAACTACCCGTGGAAACAACACTCTATCCTCCGAATCTCACGCAACTCAAACTGTTTCTTACTAAAATGGAGGAAGATCCAATGCCAATACTAGGGAGGCTGCCAAACTTGAGGATTCTCACATTATTTCGAGATTCTTATGTGGGTACGGAAATGAATTGTCCTCATGGAGGGTTCCTTCGACTTGAATTCCTACAAATGCAGTTGTTGGAGGATCTAGAAGACTTGTCAGTGGAGGAAGGAGCAATGCCTAATCTGAAGACATTGAAAATTGAGCATTGTGACAAAATGAGGAAGTTCCCACATGGATTATTGCAGCTGAAAAAGCTCCAAAGACTAAACCTCTATTATCTATCCAACGAATTGATGAGTGAGGTTTTAGAGACACAAGGAGAAGATTGGAATAGGATCCGTCGTATAATCACCTCCGAGCGACCTACTTCGTTTTATGTTGTATATTTCAATACGCTAGATTGA